In Triticum urartu cultivar G1812 chromosome 6, Tu2.1, whole genome shotgun sequence, the following proteins share a genomic window:
- the LOC125514744 gene encoding uncharacterized protein LOC125514744 has product MGAGADPDADDENPWELFRHYDELYFRGALADAGFSVERAAPRTKTITSFGYCSLGDLSKITLYKPMPRYRTNADLKNALLHLMIHGIVFVKRGLTSLGHGPAFRDWMDAINTSSVDDYARPISGYCITTTHDFSQEKSCNIQGSMWKCDKCGNTLVRAKSLGPPSDSCCIENVSEDPTCGNKLCHWHNHKKGCRGKYVVTKPAVTPGQKMAPKGTLRLRTETTKMPKSQQGAVQQSYPDSDEVQESSSLKKARKRNMPEDFQKAIVLSAAPRRKPKQELLAWAKREHLLSSNAKSPGSSPSKKADDSQKTIVLSAAPRSRRLKRKQASVTSEEQGFFSPGRSCNDANSPRSNTSRKDVQRSSVQPCASQKKLKLGQGLAALEKHISRPAATQSTVKQPTKTSSSMKTRRQHRPEDSPRITVQPAAPLTRSKRKQSNRAAPERQAARSEARGSAEEKEYVCFSLWQNFYESECSSGSAEPLVNKRTVRRRRERERLVQIARSRSIEARPDPDEEVSSGQTEPPALHLEVIAIDDEVMAEAPSMDVLAPPADQAVAEAPGAGGQSQPPAPSMDIAAVASAGHRARSDLSTSMDIAAAVAPADQVITQAPADQSQPPAPCSIAAGQVVPPHSADPPGSTPPNPRSWPAVIDISDDDDD; this is encoded by the exons ATGGGGGCGGGGGCGGATCCGGACGCGGACGACGAGAACCCGTGGGAGCTGTTCCGGCACTACGACGAGCTCTACTTCCGCGGCGCGCTCGCCGACGCCGGCTTCTCCGTCGAGCGGGCCGCCCCGCGCACCAAGACGATCAC TTCTTTCGGATACTGTTCCCTTGGAGACCTGAGCAAAATAACACTCTACAAGCCAATGCCGCGATATCGCACAAATGCCGATCTGAAGAACGCCCTGCTGCATCTCATGATTCATGGAATCGTATTTGTAAAGCGTGGTCTGACGAGCCTCGG CCATGGTCCTGCATTCCGTGATTGGATGGATGCGATCAACACTAGCTCCGTCGACGATTACGCG AGACCGATAAGTGGCTACTGTATCACCACTACCCATGATTTCAGTCAGGAAAAATCCTGCAACATCCAGGGCTCTATGTGGAAG TGTGACAAGTGTGGCAATACACTTGTGAGGGCCAAGAGCCTGGGACCTCCATCTGATTCCTGCTGTATCGAGAATGTTAGCGAAGATCCAACCTGTGGCAACAAGCTTTGTCACTGGCACAA CCACAAGAAGGGTTGTCGTGGTAAATACGTGGTGACCAAACCAGCAGTGACACCAGGACAAAAGATGGCTCCAAAAG GTACGCTGCGGCTTCGGACTGAAACAACCAAAATGCCCAAGTCACAACAAGGAGCTGTACAGCAGTCGTATCCAGATTCagacgaagtgcaggagagtagcTCCTTgaagaaggcacgcaagagaAATATGCCTGAAGACTTTCAGAAAGCAATTGTTTTGTCCGCTGCCCCTCGGAGAAAGCCGAAGCAAGAGCTTCTCGCATGGGCGAAGCGCGAGCATTTGCTCAGCAGCAATGCAAAATCACCGGGCAGCAGCCCCTCAAAGAAGGCAGATGACTCTCAGAAGACAATTGTTCTCTCTGCCGCCCCTCGGAGCAGACGGCTGAAACGGAAGCAAGCATCGGTTACGTCGGAGGAGCAGGGGTTTTTCTCTCCAGGGAGGAGTTGCAACGACGCAAACTCGCCGAGAAGCAACAcctccaggaaggacgttcagaGATCCAGTGTGCAGCCTTGTGCATCTCAGAAGAAACTAAAGCTAGGGCAAGGCCTGGCCGCGTTGGAGAAGCACATTTCCCGGCCTGCTGCCACTCAAAGCACGGTCAAGCAGCCGACCAAGACCAGCTCCTCGATGAAGACACGGAGGCAGCATCGGCCTGAAGACTCTCCGAGAATAACCGTTCAGCCTGCCGCCCCTCTGACCCGGAGCAAACGGAAGCAATCGAACCGGGCTGCGCCGGAGAGGCAGGCAGCGAGAAGCGAAGCTAGGGGCTCTGCCGAGGAGAAAGAGTACGTTTGCTTCAGCCTGTGGCAGAACTTCTACGAATCGGAGTGCTCTAGTGGATCGGCCGAGCCGCTCGTGAACAAAAGAACAGTGCGGAGGAGAAGGGAGAGGGAACGCTTGGTTCAGATAGCACGTTCGCGCTCCATCGAGGCCCGGCCGGATCCGGATGAGGAGGTCTCGTCTGGACAAACCGAGCCACCGGCTCTGCACTTGGAGGTCATTGCTATCGATGACGAGGTGATGGCTGAAGCTCCATCCATGGATGTTCTTGCCCCTCCCGCTGATCAGGCGGTGGCTGAAGCTCCTGGAGCTGGAGGTCAGTCCCAGCCACCAGCTCCATCCATGGACATTGCTGCTGTCGCTTCTGCTGGCCACAGAGCCCGATCTGATCTATCTACAAGCATGGACATTGCTGCTGCTGTCGCTCCTGCTGACCAGGTGATAACTCAGGCCCCTGCAGATCAATCACAGCCACCAGCTCCATGCTCCATCGCTGCTGGTCAAGTGGTTCCACCTCATTCGGCTGACCCGCCTGGTTCAACTCCTCCAAATCCAAGAAGTTGGCCTGCCGTGATAGACATTTCTGACGATGATGACGACTGA